In the genome of Lactuca sativa cultivar Salinas chromosome 3, Lsat_Salinas_v11, whole genome shotgun sequence, the window GAACTTCTACGCTTGGATGCTTTTTGTGCCTTTATGGCTCACTTTCTCATACACCGTAGGTGCTTACACGATCTGGGACAAAGGGTTTCTTTCCCGACATATTATTGACTTCTCCGGTGGTTATGTTATTCATTTGTCATCTGGAGTTGCTGGTTTCACTGCCGCTTATTGGGTTAGTTTTCATATTTGCGTACGAAAGAGTTGAAAACAAACATCTTGATgagatatatatatgtatatataaagtgATATTGTAGGTGGGGCCTCGGAATCCAAGTGATAGGGAGCATTTTCCACCGAACAACATAATCCACATGATGGCCGGAGCTGGGTTTCTTTGGATGGGTTGGAGCGGATTCAACGGCGGATCACCACTGGCGGCGAATGAAATCACCGCCCTTGCGGTTCTAAACACCCATCTTTGCACCGCTACCAGCCTCTTGGTTTGGATGTTCTTCGACTTGATCTTCCACTCCAAAAGCTCGGTGATTGGCGGAGTTCAAGGCATGATGACTGGTCTTGTGTGCATCACTCCGGCTGCAGGTTAGATCGATCGATCTAGCTCTCCTATTTTTCCAAATTCAGATAGTGTTTATATAACACTAAAAACGATAAAATGTATGTAGGAGTTGTTGATACTTGGGCAGCGATGTTTATGGGAGTGTTAGCTGGATCAGTGCCATGGTACACCATGATGATTCTACATAAAAAATCGGCATTTTTTCAACGTGTTGATGATACTTTAGGGGTGTTTCATACGCATGCAGTTGCGGGTGTTTTGGGAGGTTTATCTTCGGGGATGTTTGCTAAACCGAACCTTATACGAAAGTTCTACAAAACAGAGCATTCAGAGTCGCAACAAGGTCCGGGGTTGTTATACAGCATAGTCAATGCTAATGAGGTTGTTTATGCGAAGGATGGATTCAAGCAAATGGGGTACCAGATCCTCGGAGCATTGTTTATTGCTGCGTGGAACGTTGTTGTAACGAGTCTTATATGTATATTTGTTAGTCGAATAGTTGACTTGAAGATGCATGAAGATGATTTGGATATTGGAGATGATGCGATTCATGGTGAAGAAGCTTATGCGTTGTGGGGAGATGGTCAAAGGCATCCGCCGTTACGTTCACTTACGCCTAAATTTCCTGCATTTTTTCGACGGGTATAATTAAACTAGAAATTTAAGGTTTTTCACAAGAAATTTAAGGTTTTTCAGTGTACACATGCAATGGTGCTTTGATGATGTATTATTTCTTATGATATTGTATGTTAACATGTTTGTTAGGGTTATTTGTATTCACACATTAATAAATGAAACTCCAATCATCGAGTCAAAACAAAATTGCGGTTTTTAATATATGGAAACTTTCTATATGCTTTTAGCTAGAATTCTAGGAAGATTCtactaaagaaaaaaaaaaaagtttcacaAGGGTTTCTACGGGAGAATACTTGTTTGAAAGCAAAAACAATATTATTGCCACTTCAACTAcgttatttttatattatattaatatgaaaaCACATTTATAATAtcgtttttaatattttatagaaaTTCTCAATCCATATCTATAAATACATATCCAACTACAACACTTAATAAATAGTTTACGAAAACCTTTTTATATTACAATGCCACGGTCAACTCATGTCTTATTTGAAATTGGGGAGCACAACTTTTGGTTTCTGTATTCGGTGGGCAGCCAGCCCAATGGATTTCACCCAGCGATTGCGACTGATGATCAGTGATCAGTATAATGACTATAATCTACAAATTGTTCAACTATATCCTTATTAATTAGAGCAgttttatacatt includes:
- the LOC111915429 gene encoding ammonium transporter 2 member 3 — its product is MGEPINSFPSGLLPDETSPEWLNKGDNAWQLTAAAMVGLQSVPGLVILYGSMVKKKWAVNSAFMALYAFASVLLCWVMWAHQLSFGDKFTGIMGKPNVAVTQKYLLEKQYDKMIPVADYVFYQFAFAAITVILLGGSLLGRMNFYAWMLFVPLWLTFSYTVGAYTIWDKGFLSRHIIDFSGGYVIHLSSGVAGFTAAYWVGPRNPSDREHFPPNNIIHMMAGAGFLWMGWSGFNGGSPLAANEITALAVLNTHLCTATSLLVWMFFDLIFHSKSSVIGGVQGMMTGLVCITPAAGVVDTWAAMFMGVLAGSVPWYTMMILHKKSAFFQRVDDTLGVFHTHAVAGVLGGLSSGMFAKPNLIRKFYKTEHSESQQGPGLLYSIVNANEVVYAKDGFKQMGYQILGALFIAAWNVVVTSLICIFVSRIVDLKMHEDDLDIGDDAIHGEEAYALWGDGQRHPPLRSLTPKFPAFFRRV